A section of the Petrimonas sulfuriphila genome encodes:
- a CDS encoding site-specific integrase: MKYYYSNGEGLNVRLFRDIRRRDKSGDCPLRWCITFNRKRIYYSTGKSLNADDWELFEKSEPKEFNKKNANHLKPLFEDLSNYFNNILEPKVKSLSDNFSFDALNIELGKSDIKTVNDAFNSKIDALIKSNRIGNSTIYKTVRNSLENYKGKNISFNSITVSFLNNYEAHLKAEGVKTATISLYMRTLRAIINNDGKPYLKGDAYPFGRGKYLIKTSKGGEKIALTLKQIHAIEAFECGDLLTELCRDIWLFSFYGSGINFTDIFRLKYTDIVLGELNFVRYKTRNTRNDETYLNVPILEPMKKIIKKHGNTSKGGYIFPLLNDCKNETDRRKKIFNITHESNKRIKAICRELKHDDGTLMIPDYDSVNNYTARHSYATILNKLRVPESFISQQLGHSTQTVTQGYFGAYDRDARFEYNSLLLKLDGDSKVKYMNVI, from the coding sequence ATGAAGTATTATTATTCGAACGGTGAAGGTTTAAATGTAAGGTTATTTAGAGATATTAGACGAAGGGATAAGTCAGGCGATTGCCCATTGAGATGGTGCATAACATTTAACAGAAAAAGAATTTACTACTCAACTGGCAAATCATTGAATGCAGATGACTGGGAATTGTTCGAGAAATCAGAACCGAAGGAGTTTAACAAAAAAAATGCAAACCATCTGAAACCATTGTTTGAAGATCTATCCAATTACTTTAATAATATTCTGGAGCCAAAAGTAAAAAGTCTTTCCGATAACTTTTCATTTGATGCACTTAATATTGAGTTGGGGAAGTCTGATATTAAAACTGTCAATGATGCTTTTAATTCAAAGATCGATGCACTTATTAAGAGTAACAGGATTGGAAACAGCACAATTTATAAAACTGTCAGGAACTCACTTGAAAATTACAAGGGAAAGAATATTTCTTTCAATTCAATCACAGTATCATTTTTAAATAATTATGAGGCACACCTGAAGGCTGAAGGAGTTAAGACTGCAACGATAAGTCTATACATGCGCACGCTTAGGGCTATTATAAACAACGATGGCAAGCCTTATTTAAAAGGCGATGCCTACCCTTTCGGACGTGGGAAGTACCTTATAAAGACCTCAAAAGGGGGTGAAAAGATAGCTTTAACTTTGAAACAGATTCATGCGATTGAAGCCTTCGAATGTGGCGATCTGTTAACTGAACTTTGCCGTGATATATGGCTTTTCTCTTTTTATGGTTCAGGGATAAACTTCACTGATATATTCCGTTTGAAATACACTGATATTGTACTGGGCGAACTTAATTTTGTCAGGTATAAAACACGTAATACCCGTAATGATGAAACCTATCTAAACGTCCCGATACTGGAACCAATGAAAAAGATAATCAAAAAGCACGGTAACACTTCGAAGGGCGGTTATATCTTTCCTTTGCTGAATGATTGCAAGAATGAAACTGATCGCAGAAAAAAGATATTCAATATCACACACGAAAGCAATAAGCGTATTAAAGCTATTTGCAGGGAATTAAAGCATGATGACGGAACTCTTATGATACCCGACTATGATTCAGTAAACAACTACACGGCCCGCCATTCTTACGCAACGATATTAAATAAACTTCGTGTTCCTGAAAGCTTTATATCGCAACAACTGGGACACAGCACGCAGACAGTTACGCAGGGTTATTTTGGTGCATACGACAGGGACG